From the Phyllopteryx taeniolatus isolate TA_2022b chromosome 16, UOR_Ptae_1.2, whole genome shotgun sequence genome, one window contains:
- the rbbp6 gene encoding E3 ubiquitin-protein ligase RBBP6 isoform X2, whose translation MTHIHYKFSSKLSYATVVFDGPHVTLTDLKEQIMGRERLRAGDCDLQITDAQTKEEYTNEEGLIPKGSSVIVRRVPNMRVKSFSVKKTQNTERSDAHCHFSTGAIKAMDDNSSSKTLPLFSKMVNLAAADVSEEDKIKVVMNQSSYNPMTYNKKFGGMLPANYTCYRCGNTGHHIRKCPSTGDKNFDAPKIKKSTGIPRSFMVEVDDPNIKGAMMTNCGRFAIPAIDAQAYAIGKKEKHPFLHQEECEPVDEKIPVPEELQCLICHDLLVDSVVIPCCGNSYCDECIRTALLDSEEHICPTCNQADVSPDTLIANKFLRQAVNNFKKEKGDTRNLKKSGIPQSLTATPTPIPVPTPLTVQQQKIQQSTPSQQTDVHESGAHPASSLPPCVEAEVKTQDVSVADIPSVAFLNKDPTAVPSQPMILVHNDPVQKSSLGQTPTSLHSSFSSSVFPMGVTTEIQHLPPSSSSQPPAPPPFFPSHHFHSFPPAQQYPRHPPGHQVALPNWTHPNPQGAPLPPLISSSSPSIPPLNQRDWSSHHRHRRERSPRTRSSFRRSSRSKSKSSRSSSQSSRSRSRSHGRSRPRSPYSHHRVPHTRTNPSHSYSYGYKRSHSPTASSSSSPREGSHSTSQSAHRKKRHHNKKSSHRSYKSRRRAEHSPASSRQAEGPSGQCYANEPTSSQDTNNDFYQQWKKQYKEWYEKYFSTYVSHYHRLPPSLLSLPPPPNPPWADRAENHTSHKLDSFTHLQHTRRTSTHPHSPPSQSSSDSRSSHSQSSSEGRSPPSRSSSVCSYARSPCDTRSPPSENTTPHRGSAKKDGRKHEATANSEQLPALKSEQERMRKYDEVPEDNTCSPDAARPKGKEDKRRHRHTCSDSLPDRDAFESVQNPLASNKNEREKQQRPESESKCKKGKDSISRRLDEERRQKVKSREKAHKVEKGTHPDVYKASKSHRKGKGACEEENKESHIITTERSGYIQTNLEIPKGECSHTVEKEKQQEQKKKQKEPLSPRVKNIWEEGMQVKPQKKISININLDGKRPEEKTAIQEWSRSERSDVKENGEKLEAEIPRTAKQQATGLRELRGADEVDCTESKKEDERQNVKENEEDKSMKNDDRRKERGIVKENEGDERVTNDDEEKQRQILEENEDERVTNDDREKERHIMKENGEDRKVTNEDGEKERQIVKENEEDESVRHDIGKERGGVKEIEEDDRVTNDEREKDKSVATTEKMTTEEENGEELPEESKPKQELVVGVKMSDEDTASVMMSHTSERPNITMESVCNTSMVDRREGEESLERIIEVTTPPREHKHSEEDTLEFAPLSILDKKDPEEDEQEVLPVAPPPPPVTPGQLDAHGQDEEESQRSDEMQTGEENRERNSCLALPRGQYISDTEMEGNVGADRPQDHEKEWKGEEDKKVSNKAKDAEQELLILPNLQSSMTSHHSDRKGGEQEVKIDASKESHTVNHSECIKKLCAILDIQSSTTEDPDHIYQYHDSDNTDSKSSNKNNSLPYHVQPFGKQQRPPESSRSSLALKHSDAPQAILVSKNQREPKPHALSPYKHSDRTTLKVRPQSREELWKRYKLEKLLKESQHDRAAKEPEPEKEAAQHSTHEAKPERARGEKPSSHSSSSSSSVTKSEHERRPKKHKDKRHGDTELEDLERKHKKSKKHDHSH comes from the exons ATGGATGACAACAGTTCTTCTAAAACCCTGCCTTTATTCTCCAAG ATGGTGAACCTGGCAGCTGCTGATGTGTCAGAAGAGGATAAGATCAAAGTGGTAATGAACCAGTCCTCGTACAACCCCATGAC TTACAACAAAAAGTTTGGTGGGATGCTCCCTGCTAACTACACCTGTTATCGCTGTGGAAACACTGGGCATCATATCAGGAAATGTCCATCTACTGGG GATAAAAATTTCGATGCGCCAAAGATAAAGAAGAGCACAGGCATTCCTCGCTCCTTCATGGTGGAGGTGGATGACCCCAACATTAAGGGAGCTATGATGACTAACTGCGGGCGTTTTGCAATTCCTGCCATTGACGC TCAGGCGTACGCCATCGGCAAGAAAGAGAAGCATCCATTTTTGCACCAAGAAGAGTGTGAGCCAGTGGATGAGAAAATCCCTGTACCTGAGGAGCTCCAATGTCTGATCTGTCATGACCTGCTTGTGGATTCGGTAGTCATACCATGCTGTGGAAACAGTTATTGTGACGAGT GTATTCGTACGGCCTTGCTGGACTCAGAAGAACACATCTGTCCCACCTGTAACCAAGCTGATGTCTCCCCTGACACATTGATAGCCAATAAATTCCTCCGTCAG GCTGTAAATAACTTTAAGAAAGAGAAAGGTGACACCAGGAATTTGAAAAAGTCTGGCATCCCTCAGTCACTCACTGCAACACCAACACCAATCCCTGTTCCTACTCCTTTGACTGTCCAACAACAGAAGATCCAGCAGTCCACCCCCAGTCAGCAG ACTGATGTTCACGAGTCTGGGGCTCATCCTGCTTCCAGCCTACCACCGTGTGT TGAAGCTGAAGTAAAAACACAAGATGTTTCAGTGGCTGATATACCTTCTGTGGCTTTCTTAAACAAAGACCCCACAGCTGTTCCATCACAGCCAATGATACTG GTTCACAATGACCCAGTGCAGAAATCCTCCTTAG GTCAAACACCAACCAGCTTGCACAG TTCCTTCTCATCCTCGGTTTTTCCCATGGGAGTTACAACTGAAATCCAGCACCTTCCTCCCTCTTCATCCTCCCAGCCACCTGCTCCTCCACCTTTCTTCCCCAGCCACCACTTCCACTCATTCCCTCCAGCTCAGCAGTATCCAAGACACCCACCGGGACACCAAGTGGCCCTACCCAATTGGACTCACCCAAACCCTCAGGgtgcccccctccctcccctcatctcctcttcctccccctccATCCCTCCTCTCAACCAGAGGGACTGGTCCAGCCATCATAGACACAGGAGGGAAAG GTCTCCTCGTACACGATCCAGCTTCAGACGCTCCTCTCGTTCTAAGTCCAAATCTTCTCGCTCATCAAGCCAGTCCAGTCGGTCCCGCTCAAGATCCCATGGCAGATCAAG gcccaGGTCACCATACTCTCATCATAGAGTCCCACACACCCGCACAAATCCCTCACACTCTTATAGCTATGGTTACAAGAGGTCCCACTCACCCACGgcatcttcatcatcttcaccCCGGGAGGGTTCTCATTCTACGTCGCAGTCAGCTCACCGGAAAAAACGCCATCACAACAAAAAGTCCTCTCATAGAAGCTACAAATCCAGGAGACGAGCTGAACACTCACCAGCTTCTTCCAGACAAGCTGAAGGCCCTTCAGGGCAGTGTTATGCTAATGAACCAACTAGTAGCCAGGACACAAATAATGATTTCTACCAGCAAtggaaaaaacaatacaaagagTGGTATGAGAAGTATTTCAGCACTTATGTCAGCCACTACCACCGATTGCCGCCTTccctcctctctctccctcctcccCCAAATCCACCATGGGCGGACCGAGCAGAGAACCACACAAGCCACAAGTTAGACTCTTTCACTCATCTCCAACATACGCGCAGGACTTCGACGCACCCCCACTCCCCTCCATCTCAATCGTCCAGCGACAGTCGCTCCAGTCACTCTCAGTCTTCCAGCGAGGGTCGCTCCCCTCCTTCTCGATCTTCGAGTGTCTGCAGCTACGCTCGCTCGCCCTGTGACACACGCTCGCCACCGTCCGAGAATACCACCCCTCACAGGGGGAGCGCGAAGAAGGATGGCCGTAAGCATGAAGCGACTGCAAATTCAGAACAGCTTCCTGCCCTCAAATCTGAACAGGAGAGAATGAGGAAGTACGATGAAGTCCCAGAAGACAACACGTGTTCCCCTGATGCTGCACGCCCAAAAGGCAAGGAGGACAAAAGGAGGCATCGTCATACTTGCAGTGACTCATTGCCAGACAGAGATGCCTTTGAATCTGTCCAAAATCCACTcgcatcaaataaaaatgagagagaaaaacaacagagaccagaaagtgaaagtaaatgtaaaaaaggcAAAGATTCCATCTCTCGGCGGCTGGATGAAGAAAGGCGTCAGAAGGTCAAGTCCAGGGAGAAGGCTCACAAAGTGGAAAAAGGCACACACCCTGACGTCTACAAAGCTTCGAAGTCCCACAGAAAGGGTAAAGGAGCATGCGAGGAGGAAAATAAAGAAAGTCATATCATAACAACTGAAAGAAGTGGGTACATACAAACCAACCTTGAAATCCCCAAGGGTGAATGTTCTCACactgttgaaaaagaaaagcaacaagagcagaagaaaaagcaaaaggaACCACTGTCTCCCAGAGTGAAAAACATCTGGGAGGAAGGAATGCAGGTGAAACCACAGAAGAAGATTAGCATCAACATCAACCTGGATGGGAAGAGGCCTGAAGAGAAGACAGCAATACAGGAATGGTCTCGTTCAGAGAGGAGTGACGTGAAAGAAAATGGTGAGAAGTTAGAGGCAGAAATTCCAAGAACTGCAAAGCAGCAAGCAACTGGACTTCGAGAGCTTCGGGGAGCAGACGAGGTAGACTGCACAGAATCCAAAAAAGAGGACGAGAGGCAGAATGTGAAGGAGAATGAGGAAGATAAGAGCATGAAAAATGATGACAGAAGAAAAGAGAGGGGGATTGTGAAGGAGAATGAGGGGGATGAGAGAGTGACAAATGATGACGAAGAAAAACAGAGGCAGATATTGGAGGAGAATGAGGATGAGAGAGTGACAAATGATGACAGAGAAAAAGAGAGGCACATTATGAAGGAGAATGGGGAGGATAGGAAAGTGACAAATGAGGACGGAGAAAAAGAGAGGCAGATTGTGAAGGAGAATGAGGAAGATGAGAGCGTAAGACATGACATCGGAAAAGAAAGGGGGGGTGTGAAGGAGATTGAGGAGGATGACCGCGTGACAAATgatgaaagagaaaaagacaagTCAGTTGCTACTACTGAAAAGATGACGACAGAAGAGGAAAATGGCGAAGAGCTGCCCGAAGAGTCAAAGCCAAAACAAGAGCTAGTGGTGGGAGTGAAGATGAGTGATGAAGACACTGCCTCTGTGATGATGTCACATACCAGTGAGAGGCCAAACATTACAATGGAGAGTGTCTG CAACACTTCCATGGTGGACCGCAGGGAAGGTGAGGAATCTCTGGAGAGGATAATCGAGGTAACAACACCTCCACGGGAGCACAAGCACAGTGAAGAGGACACACTTGAATTT gCACCTCTTTCCATATTGGACAAAAAGGACCCTGAAGAGGATGAACAGGAGGTTCTTCCAGTAGCACCGCCTCCACCACCAGTGACACCAGGCCAACTGGATGCTCATGGACAGGATGAGGAAGAGAGTCAAAGGTCAGATGAAATGCAGACAGGTGAGGAAAACAGGGAGAGAAACTCTTGTCTGGCTCTCCCTAGAGGCCAATACATAAGTGACACTGAGATGGAGGGAAACGTTGGCGCCGACAGGCCACAAGATCATGAGAAAGAATGGAAGGGCGAGGAGGACAAGAAAGTAAGCAATAAGGCAAAAGACGCAGAACAGGAGCTGCTGATCCTACCAAACCTCCAGTCATCAATGACATCACATCATTCTGACAGGAAGGGTGGAGAACAGGAGGTCAAGATAGATGCAAGCAAGGAAAGTCATACAGTCAATCACAGTGAGTGTATCAAAAAGCTATGCGCAATACTGGATATACAATCAAGCACAACAGAGGATCCTGACCACATCTACCAGTATCACGATAGTGACAATACAGATAGTAAATccagcaacaaaaataattctctCCCTTACCACGTACAACCCTTTGGAAAGCAGCAAAGACCTCCAGAGTCTAGCAGGTCTAGTCTGGCATTAAAGCACTCTGATGCGCCTCAGGCCATCTTGGTGTCCAAGAATCAGCGTGAACCCAAGCCCCATGCACTATCCCCCTACAAACACTCAGACAGAACCACTCTCAAGGTGAGACCCCAGAGCAGAGAGGAGCTATGGAAAAGGTACAAGCTGGAAAAGCTGTTAAAAGAAAGCCAACACGACCGAGCGGCAAAGGAGCCGGAGCCTGAGAAAGAAGCAGCTCAGCATAGTACACACGAGGCAAAACCGGAGCGAGCCAGAGGAGAGAAGCCCTCCagtcacagcagcagcagcagcagcagcgtgaCGAAGAGTGAGCATGAAAGGAGGCCAAAAAAGCACAAGGACAAACGACACGGAGACACAGAGCTAGAAGATCTAGAGAGGAAACACAAAAAGTCCAAGAAACATGATCACTCTCACTGA